From Thermanaerothrix sp., one genomic window encodes:
- a CDS encoding peroxiredoxin has translation MAELVKVGDLVKDFTLKDQDGNDVTLSSFKGRKVLLSFHPLAWTPICRDQMKALDDLYHRFQEKGVEPLGLSVDSMFCKKAWADSMGLKNLKILADFWPHGEVADSLGLFREKNGFSERANVLVDEEGKVQWIKVYEIKTLPDFEEVLNLL, from the coding sequence ATGGCGGAGCTCGTTAAAGTTGGAGATTTGGTTAAGGATTTCACCCTCAAGGACCAGGACGGCAACGACGTCACCCTTTCTTCCTTTAAGGGGCGCAAGGTGCTTCTTTCCTTCCATCCATTGGCGTGGACTCCCATATGCAGGGATCAGATGAAGGCGTTGGACGACCTGTACCACAGGTTCCAGGAGAAGGGCGTGGAGCCATTGGGGCTCAGCGTTGACTCTATGTTCTGCAAGAAGGCCTGGGCGGACTCCATGGGGCTTAAGAACCTCAAGATCCTGGCCGACTTCTGGCCCCACGGTGAGGTGGCGGACTCTCTGGGTCTTTTCCGGGAGAAGAACGGCTTCTCCGAGCGGGCCAACGTCCTGGTTGACGAAGAAGGCAAGGTCCAGTGGATCAAGGTTTATGAGATAAAGACCCTTCCGGACTTTGAAGAGGTGCTCAACCTGTTGTAA
- a CDS encoding thiamine pyrophosphate-dependent enzyme yields the protein MAVDPKVFNVPGDNSWCPGCGNFPILDCLKEAVALSGLTPKDVVVVSGIGQAAKLPHYFRSHFFNGLHGRALPVATAVQASNPALKVICVGGDGDMYGEGGNHFLHAIRRNPNLLHLVHNNMVYGLTKGQASPTSPRGMVTPVQVEGVSSEPFNPLAVAISLGASFVARVFCADKDMMVNVLTEALAGEGYALVDVFQPCVSFNKINTYQWFRSNTVPIGDDHDPCDKSKAMELAFRGAPYPVGVLYKKQGTPFHRTLPPYAAGDLRPLYERQRSPEELNRFIGSYR from the coding sequence ATGGCGGTGGATCCAAAGGTATTCAACGTGCCCGGTGATAATTCCTGGTGTCCCGGTTGCGGCAATTTCCCCATATTGGACTGCCTTAAGGAGGCGGTGGCCCTTTCGGGCCTGACCCCCAAGGATGTGGTGGTGGTATCCGGGATAGGGCAGGCGGCCAAGCTGCCCCATTACTTCAGAAGCCACTTCTTCAACGGTCTTCACGGAAGGGCGCTGCCGGTTGCCACGGCGGTTCAGGCCTCCAACCCGGCCCTCAAGGTGATATGCGTTGGCGGCGATGGCGACATGTATGGAGAAGGGGGCAACCACTTCCTCCACGCCATAAGGCGAAACCCCAACCTTTTGCATTTGGTCCATAACAACATGGTGTATGGCCTTACCAAGGGGCAGGCATCCCCAACGAGTCCAAGGGGGATGGTAACCCCCGTTCAGGTGGAAGGGGTTTCATCGGAGCCCTTCAACCCGCTGGCGGTGGCCATATCCCTTGGAGCTTCCTTCGTGGCCAGGGTTTTCTGTGCGGACAAGGACATGATGGTAAATGTATTGACCGAGGCGCTGGCTGGGGAGGGGTATGCCCTGGTAGACGTCTTCCAGCCCTGCGTCTCTTTCAACAAGATAAATACCTATCAGTGGTTCCGCAGCAACACCGTCCCCATAGGGGATGACCATGATCCTTGCGATAAAAGCAAGGCCATGGAGCTGGCGTTTAGGGGAGCCCCGTACCCAGTGGGGGTGTTGTACAAAAAGCAGGGAACCCCATTCCACAGGACCCTGCCCCCTTACGCGGCTGGCGATTTAAGGCCCCTTTACGAGAGGCAAAGGAGCCCGGAGGAGCTGAACCGTTTCATAGGTTCTTACCGGTGA